The sequence ACAAGGAAACCAGGGGATTGGAATCTGGACCCACGGTCATGATCTGCGCCGCATTTTCCCCCGCATCGTCATTCCGGGACGTGATGAACACCAAACCGTCTTCCGCGTCCTCCGCCGCACCTGGCTGATCGCAACGGGCGAGCTTCCTCCGTCGGCGATGGAGTGGGAGCCGCGGTTGTGATCCAAGGAGCAAGGACATTCCTGTCCTTGTTGGGAAGAGTCATTGCGCTGAACGACTCCAACCATCGGAGTCTCTTCAGGCAAGGACAGGAATGTCCTTGCGCCCTGATGGTCATTTCACCAGACAGGCTCTCAGACGGTCGGTTAGAAACAGCTGCTCGGCTTTTACAGCAGTAAGCTGGAGGGCTCGGGTGAAGGAGGCGGCGGCGGCCTCGGAGTCGCCGAGGCGTTCCTGAAGATCACCGAGCACGGCGTGCAGCAGGTAGTAACGCTCGAGTTGCCCGCTCTTCCAGATCGGTTCCAGTGCCGTGATTCCCGCCTCCGGACCGTGAACCTCGGCACACGCGACGGCGCGGTTCAGCGCCACCACCGGGGAATCGCTGATCGTGAGCCAGCGGTCGTAGTGGGCGAGGATGCCGGGCCAATGGGTGGAGACGGCATCGGGTGCGGTGCTGTGGTGGGCGGCGATTCCGGCCTGGAGATGATACTCGGTGAGGTCATCGCCACGGGCGGAGAGCGCGAGGTGGCGCAGCCCGCGGCCGATCATGGCGTGATCCCACAAGCCGCGGTCCTGATCTTTGAGAAGCAGGATATTGCCCTGCAAATCCTCGCGTGCGGGGAGCCGGGAGGCATTGAGCAGCATCAACGCCAGCAAGGCATGCATGCGCGGATGGTTCGCGGCGGGATGCTGGACCAGGGCATCCGCCAGGCGGATCGCCTCATGGCAAAGCTCGGCGCGGATCACGCTGTCGCCGCTGGAAGCGCTGTAGCCCTCGTTGAAGAGCAGGTAGAGAATGCGGAGCACGCCATCGAGACGCGGGGCGAGTTCTTCTCCGGCGGGGATTTCAAACGGAATGCCCGCCTCGGCGATGCGCTGGCGGGCGCGGGTGAGACGCTTGGCGATGGCGGCCTCGGTGGTGAGGAAGGCGCTGGCGATCTCCGCCGGGCTGAAGGCGCAGAGTGTTTTCAAGGCGAGCGCCGTCTGGGCATCCTGGGGGATGTCCGGGTGGCAGCACGCGAACATCAGCCGCAGGCGACCGTCCTTGATCTCGTCCTCGAACCGCGGCGCGTGTTCATCGCTTTCCGGCCACTGCTCCAGCGAGGCGGTGATCTCGGGCAGCTTGTCGTGGAAGACCTTCTCGCGGCGGATCAAATCGAGCGCGCGGCGTTTCGCCGTCTGCATGAGCCAAGCGGCGGGGTTGTCGGGGATGCCGTGGTAGGGCCACGTTTGCAGCGCCCGCACCATGGCTTCCTGGACAACGTCCTCCGCGAGCTGGAGCCGGTGGATGCCGAAGATCCCCGTCAATGCGGACACCAGTTTTCCCGCCTCATGACGGAAGAGATGGTCGGTGAGGCGCGGGATCTCAGTACTCATGCTGCGGGTAGGATGACTCGCTGAGGCGTCGGGCCGGGTTTGGACAGAATTAACAGAATTTTTCAGAATTTACAAAATAGAGGAAGGAGACCTCTACAAGTGAAGGCGATTTCCCATGGTTCCTGTTAATTCTGTCTGAATTGGCCCGATCTACCGGGAGCGAGGCCCGGCACTCTCGGTGGGAACGTCCTACCTTGTTAGCCCTGCGCGGCTGCGGCGGCCTCCAGGTTCATGCGCTCGATCGGGCACGATGGCGCGACCGGGCGGACCTCGACGATGATGCCGTGGGGCAGGCCGGGGCACTGCTTCGCGATTTCCACGGCTTCGTCAATGCTCTCGACGTTCACGTAGAAATAGCCGCCGACGGCTTCCTTCGATTCGGCGAAGGGACCGTCCGCCACGTTGGCGTTCTTGCCGGTGATGACGCGGCCTTCGTTCTCGAGCGGGCTGGCGGCGATGAGACGGCCATCGCTCTTGAGGCCTTCGACCCAATCGTTCCAGCGGGACATGACGTTCTGGATCTCGTCCATCGAGAGCTCCTTGCACCAATCGGTGCCGCGGAAGAGGATCAGGTGGCCGGTGCTGTGGGTGGGGATGATCATGGTTTCGTGGTGGTGGGAGTTTGGAAAATCAGGAGACGAGGGTAGTGAAGCCGCCGTAGATCATGCGGTTGCAATCGAAAGGCATGGTGGTCGAGGTCATCATGGGTGCCATCCGGGGATCGTTCATCACGGCCGTATTGATGGCGTCACGGCGTTCGCGGGATTCATAGGTGATCCAGGCGAAGACCACGGTTTCGTCAGGATTGGCCCCGGCGGCTTTCTGGAAGGTCACGGTCTTTTCCTGGTCGAGATCGTCGCCGACGCACTCGCGGTAATCCAGTGCTCCGTGGTCCAGCCAGATCTGGCGGGCCAATTCGGCAAGCTTGCGGTAGTCCTCGATATTGGCCTTCGGGACGGGGATGACAAATCCATCGACGTATTGGCTCATGGCGGTGGGCGGTTCAGGTGGTTTCGAGATAGGTTTGGAGCCGGTCGAGCGATTGCGACCAGCCGGTTTGCATGCCGGCGAGGTAGGGCAGGGATTCCGGGGTGGGACCACCGTTCAGGCGGGCATGGAGTTTGAGCCGGGTTTTGCCTTCCTCCGGTGTGAAGGTGACGGTGTTGTGGACTTCGAAGAGCGGCTTTTCGTCGGGGCCGAGCGCGGCACTGAGAAACTCCAGCCGCTCCGGCGGAGCCACGTCCTGCACCACGCCAGACATCGGATAAACGGTGCCATCCGGCGCGCGCATGTGGATGTGGATGAGGCCGCCCGGCCGGGGCTCGAATTGGCAAAGTGGATTGGTGAAGCCCTCCGGTCCCCACCATTCAGCGAGGCGGCCGGCATCGATCCAGGCATCGAAGGCGTCCTCCACGTGGGTGTCGAGCAGGCGGGATTGGACGACCTCGCGCAGCTTCGCATCCTCCAGATAGGATGCGAGCCGGTCGAAGCATTCGCTCCAGCCGCCGCGGTGGCCTTCCAGCGATTGCTGGGTGGCGAAGACTCCGTGGGTGAACTCCATCCGTGTGCCGCCATCGGCATCATCGGAAAGCAGGACCGTTACCAGCGTTTCGGGGCCGGGGCCGTAGTCCTCCTCCCACACGTGGGTGAAGACGATCTTCCGGTCCTCGATCAGCTCCTGATAGACGCCGCCGAGCCGGAACTGGGTGCCCTCACCGGAGAGCATGCAGGTTCGCCACGCGCCGCCGACGCGGAGATCGCCCTCCGAGAACGGGATGGTGAATCCATGCGGCGCGCACCAGTGGTCGAGGTGGGCCTTCTCCGTCCACGCCCGATAGACCAGCGGCCGCGGGGCATCGAAGACGCGGGTGACGACCAGGATCGGATCGGACGGGGCGGAGGTGACGTTCATGGCGCGGTGGGGTCAGGCTTTCTGGACGGCGGCCGGGTCCATCCACATGTATTCCCAGACGTGGCCATCCGGGTCCTGGAATCCATGGCCATACATGAAACCGTGGTCCTGAGGTTCCTTGTAGGTGCTGCCCCCGGCGGCGACGGCCTTGGCGATGGTGGCGTCCACTTCCTCGCGGCTTTCACAGGAAAGGCAGACGAGAACTTCGGCGGTTTGTTTCGCGTCGCTCACCGGCTTCGGCGAGTACAGGGCGAAATGGCGGTGCGTGAGCAGCATCACGTGGATGGTGTCGCTCACGATCATGCAGGCGGCGTTGTCGTCGGTGAACTGGGCGTTGAAGCTGTAACCGAGCGCGGAGAAGAATTCCTTGGAGCGTGGCAGGTCGGCCACGGGCAGGTTGATGAAGACGAGTTTGTTCATGGGTAGGGTGGGTGGATCAATCACGGCACGGGCCGGTGACGGCGGGACGGACTTCGATGATGGCTCCGGCGTCGAGCGCGGGGAAACGCTTCGCGATGGCGATGGCCTCCTCCTTGCTGGCGCAGTCGATGATTTCGAAGCCACCGATGACTTCCTTCGATTCGGAGAAGGGGCCGTCGGTCACGAAAACCGAGCCGTCTTTCCGCCGGACCACGGCGGTGGTGTCCGGCGGCTGGAGGCCGACGGCGTGCACGGCCACGCCCTTGTCGACGAGTTCCTGGTGCCAGACGCCGCAGGCCTCGTGGACCGCGTTGCGCTGGTCGGTGGTCAGACTGTTCCAACGCTCGGGATCGGCGTGGATGATGAGAAGGACGAATTGCATGATGGCGGGAGGTAGTGGATCAGCGGAGAAGCCCGGCGAAGGCCTTGCGGGCATCCCACAGCAGGTAGAGGGCGGCCACGCAGATAAGGATCAGCATGGGATTGTAGAGCCCTTCGCCATTCGCGATGAAGACGGTGAAGGCGAGGATGTTGACGATGATCGGACCGAGCACGAGCAGGCCGATATTGCGGGTCTTCGGAATCATCACGAGGACGGCGCCGACGAGCTCGAACACCTTCACGAAGGCGAGGTAGCCGGTCGGGCCGAAGGCACCGGTGAACATCGCCTTGGGCGTGCCTGGCTCCAGCGTCTCCGCGGGCATCATCCCGAGGAAGAACGTAACGCTGGCCATCAGGAACAACAGGCCGAGCAGGACGCTGGCGACGGTGGGAATGTATTTCATAAAATGGATGGTATGATTGAACGGTAGGTCACTTCTTCTCCACGATCTCCTTGAGATTGCTCAGCCCCTTTTCGAAGTCCTTGCCCACGAGCTTGTCCATGTTCATGACCAGCCCGAAGGCCTTTGCCATGAAGTTGTTCTTGCCGGTCATGGTCCACGTCACCGTGGTGCCGCTGCCTTCGGGGGCGAGGGTGAACTCGGCGGTGTTCGTGGCGGCGAAGGGCTTGAGGAATTCGAGCTTCATCGTCACGCGCTTGGCGGGGTCGCTGTCGGTGATGGACATGCGGCCTTCGCCGACCTTGCTGTTGCCAACCCAGGCGTAGGACGCCCCCTTGCCGGAAGCGGGGCCTTCGTAGGTGACCTTCATGGCTGGATCCATTTTCGCCCACGGCGACCAGTCCTGCCACTTGTGGTAATCGTTGACGTGCTCGAACACCGCGGCGGGCGGCGCGGCGACGGTGGCGCTGCGGGTGATCTTGAAGTCCGCCGGTTGCAGGGCTGCGACAACGAGGAAGACGATCACGGCGAGGCCGAGGGCGAGGAGGATCTTTTTCAACATGGGGAAAGTTCGCTAGGGATGGACTAACAGGAAAGCGGGCGAAGGGGCGGGGTTCAAGCTCACAGCGGCCTCCTCGCGCGCAAGCGACGGAACCGTTGCACGGCGAGGAAGAGCAGCGAGAGCACGCACAGGCCGAGCAGCGCGTGGCGGAGGAAGGCCGCCGCCGGGATCGAGAGACCGATGCCGCTGGCCAGCGCGACATAAGCCGCGAGGCAGGCCGGGCATTTCGGCATCAAGACCAGCACCGAGCCGGGGAGCGCCCACCGGATGAACCCGAGGACGCCCCGGCCGCGGCACGCGCAGCCCGCCTTCATGCGATGGCCTCCGTTTCCTTCTTCGAGCCGCAGCAGCACGAGGAGCTTTCCGCGGACTCGTATTTGTCGTGGTGGCGCAGCCAGTTCGGGGCCGGCGGCGGGGCGGTTTCGCAACGGCCCTTCGGCGTGAGGTCCAGGAAATGGTGGGTGCCGAGCAGCGCGTCCAGCCCGCGGGCGTAGGCGGAGTAGGTGTGGAAGACGTTCCCGTCCTCATCCTTGTAGAAGACGCTGATGCCCGGCAACTCGTCGAAGGGGTAGGGGGAGGTGCCGTAGTTGTATTCCTTGCAGCCCTCTGCGACTTGCTCCGGCGTGAAGGACACCTTGTAGTCGTAGTTGAAGTCCGAGCCGTTGGAGGAAACCCACTTGAATTTCCAGCCCATGCGGGCGCGGTATTTCTCGATCTCCGCCAGCGGCGCGCGGGAGACGCAGAGGAAATTGACGTCCGCCTGCTCGAAGTGCTGCTGGGGTCCCTCCACCTGGTCGGCGAAATGGGAGCAGCCCACGCAGCCTTCTTCCCAGCCCGGGGCGAGCATGAAGTGGTAGAGGATGATCTGGCGCTTCGACCCGAAGAGATCGGCGAGCGTCTGTTTCCCGTCCAAGGTGTCGAAGGCGTAGTCCTTCTCGACCTTCTCCCATGGCAGGGCGCGGCGGGCGGCGTTCACTTCATCGCTCAGGGCGGTGAGTTCCTTTTCCTTCCGCAGCAGTTCCTTGCGGGCGGTGATCCATTGGTCGTGCGGGAGCACCGGATGGCCGGTGATGGCGTCTTCCACGCCGAGAGTTCCTTGGTGTTTCATGACGGTGGGTGGCTGGGGTTCGGAAATCACTTCACGCGGTGGGCGTGGACGGTGACGCAGGTGCGCCACTCGCCATCATCGTTCTGGATCGCGCTGGTGAAGAGCTTGTGGTCCGGCGTGAGGAGTTGGATGCGTTCGCGGAAGCGCATCAGCTTGCCCGGCTCCAGCGGGCAGGAGCCCTCGGTATGGAAGGTCAGCACGGTGCCGTTGTCC comes from Luteolibacter sp. LG18 and encodes:
- a CDS encoding sigma-70 family RNA polymerase sigma factor, translating into MSTEIPRLTDHLFRHEAGKLVSALTGIFGIHRLQLAEDVVQEAMVRALQTWPYHGIPDNPAAWLMQTAKRRALDLIRREKVFHDKLPEITASLEQWPESDEHAPRFEDEIKDGRLRLMFACCHPDIPQDAQTALALKTLCAFSPAEIASAFLTTEAAIAKRLTRARQRIAEAGIPFEIPAGEELAPRLDGVLRILYLLFNEGYSASSGDSVIRAELCHEAIRLADALVQHPAANHPRMHALLALMLLNASRLPAREDLQGNILLLKDQDRGLWDHAMIGRGLRHLALSARGDDLTEYHLQAGIAAHHSTAPDAVSTHWPGILAHYDRWLTISDSPVVALNRAVACAEVHGPEAGITALEPIWKSGQLERYYLLHAVLGDLQERLGDSEAAAASFTRALQLTAVKAEQLFLTDRLRACLVK
- a CDS encoding YciI family protein, giving the protein MIIPTHSTGHLILFRGTDWCKELSMDEIQNVMSRWNDWVEGLKSDGRLIAASPLENEGRVITGKNANVADGPFAESKEAVGGYFYVNVESIDEAVEIAKQCPGLPHGIIVEVRPVAPSCPIERMNLEAAAAAQG
- a CDS encoding DUF1428 domain-containing protein; translation: MSQYVDGFVIPVPKANIEDYRKLAELARQIWLDHGALDYRECVGDDLDQEKTVTFQKAAGANPDETVVFAWITYESRERRDAINTAVMNDPRMAPMMTSTTMPFDCNRMIYGGFTTLVS
- a CDS encoding SRPBCC family protein; this translates as MNVTSAPSDPILVVTRVFDAPRPLVYRAWTEKAHLDHWCAPHGFTIPFSEGDLRVGGAWRTCMLSGEGTQFRLGGVYQELIEDRKIVFTHVWEEDYGPGPETLVTVLLSDDADGGTRMEFTHGVFATQQSLEGHRGGWSECFDRLASYLEDAKLREVVQSRLLDTHVEDAFDAWIDAGRLAEWWGPEGFTNPLCQFEPRPGGLIHIHMRAPDGTVYPMSGVVQDVAPPERLEFLSAALGPDEKPLFEVHNTVTFTPEEGKTRLKLHARLNGGPTPESLPYLAGMQTGWSQSLDRLQTYLETT
- a CDS encoding VOC family protein, with the protein product MNKLVFINLPVADLPRSKEFFSALGYSFNAQFTDDNAACMIVSDTIHVMLLTHRHFALYSPKPVSDAKQTAEVLVCLSCESREEVDATIAKAVAAGGSTYKEPQDHGFMYGHGFQDPDGHVWEYMWMDPAAVQKA
- a CDS encoding YciI family protein codes for the protein MQFVLLIIHADPERWNSLTTDQRNAVHEACGVWHQELVDKGVAVHAVGLQPPDTTAVVRRKDGSVFVTDGPFSESKEVIGGFEIIDCASKEEAIAIAKRFPALDAGAIIEVRPAVTGPCRD
- a CDS encoding SRPBCC family protein, whose product is MLKKILLALGLAVIVFLVVAALQPADFKITRSATVAAPPAAVFEHVNDYHKWQDWSPWAKMDPAMKVTYEGPASGKGASYAWVGNSKVGEGRMSITDSDPAKRVTMKLEFLKPFAATNTAEFTLAPEGSGTTVTWTMTGKNNFMAKAFGLVMNMDKLVGKDFEKGLSNLKEIVEKK
- a CDS encoding thioredoxin family protein, with the translated sequence MKHQGTLGVEDAITGHPVLPHDQWITARKELLRKEKELTALSDEVNAARRALPWEKVEKDYAFDTLDGKQTLADLFGSKRQIILYHFMLAPGWEEGCVGCSHFADQVEGPQQHFEQADVNFLCVSRAPLAEIEKYRARMGWKFKWVSSNGSDFNYDYKVSFTPEQVAEGCKEYNYGTSPYPFDELPGISVFYKDEDGNVFHTYSAYARGLDALLGTHHFLDLTPKGRCETAPPPAPNWLRHHDKYESAESSSCCCGSKKETEAIA